Genomic DNA from Corylus avellana chromosome ca4, CavTom2PMs-1.0:
CAAGTAAAACGATGTCATTTAGTTTATTCGGTTCGGTTATCCGAAACCACCCCTACTTGGGACATCGAGTCAACTGGACCATGTTGTTTCAAAGGTTTGGAGATTGGGTGGACTGGACATGAGCCCAGCCCAAACTGAACCCAGATTCTTTGCTTGCTAAACGACTCGTAGCACATGTTCCACGGTTTCGACTTCCCCACTCTCTCTCCCCCAACGACGGCGCTAGAAGCGAAGCCCACGAACCCCGAGAGCGCAGAGAGGGAGCACCGCATGTTTCCTTTCGAATACGATGCTTACGTTAACACCTATTTCCCGCTATTGGTTtttccctgatttttttttgacaaaaaaataaaattttccaatcCAAAAAGCAATGGCCTCGTTCTTACTTCGTCGAAGAATTTCGTCGTCTCTGGGAGTTTCTCGTACGCTCCACGGTTCGACCTTCGGACCCtcgtttcattttctttaacaaatctttaaatttcatattaaagttctttttttttttttttttttttaatttatgatttaGTTGAAGGTGTTTGGTACCCGAGAAAACTGtggaaaatataaagaagaaagaagtttgcttgtttgcttcttttttttttttttttttttttaagtcaaccTAATTTGAGGAAATTGATAATAGTGGGCTTAGTTGAGCAGTTTGTTGTTTTCTCGGTATACTGCAGAATGGGATTTATTTTTGATAGTTACATAAAAAGTTATTGTTGTGGGTTGTGAACTAGTTGTGTTGTTTTGGAGTTTTTCTCAGTCCCTTTCTCTCCATTATGTAGCAGGAAATATGGAGCCCATTTGGCAGCACGTGGAATTGAGGATTGCAGCTTTAGTTACCATTTCTTGTGCAACGAGAAAGTACAGCAGTTGTGCTGGTACCACGAAGTTTGACTTTACAGATCTCACGTAAGAAATGTGGCTCACAACTACCGATATAGTGTTATCTTcacttgagagagaaaaaaaatacctttGCCTTTGTAATGTAATAATTTTGTACATGAAAATTCTATAGACTGAAACTACATAATACATGTCTGAGTTCTTGGATATCACGACCTTTTGGTTTGCTCTAGCATAGCATTcgaaatgattttatttatctattttttgttaTGCATATGAGACAGAATTGCTATGTTGTTCGGTTAGGTTAATCAATCTAttccttatttttgtttctattttagtGATATGGATACAAAATCATGGGGCTTGACATTATATGGGATTAGTAACTATCTGGTCTTTACATCTTCTGATAAAGCTAACATTCTTCAAAGTAGAACAACCCCTCAATGAAATCAATGAAATCATATCTTTGAATTAACCAAAAATAAGTTCCTCATTCTTCCTCGTTCTGACACCAGAACAGCCTCTCAATCCTCACTTTTGCATCTGTGTGTGTTTGTCTATGTGTATGCGTTTGCTTGCACATAGTCTTTGGAGTAGTTCTTGGGGCCATTGATCATAAGGACTTTCGTCCTATTAGTCTTGTAAGTGGagtttacaagattattgctaaaGTCCTTGCCAATAGGTTGAAAATGGTCGTCAAGAAGATTGTTTCGAAGCCCCATAATGTTTTTGTTAGAGGTAGGCAAATCCTTGATTTTGCACTTATTGCTAATAAATGTAAGGATGGTCGGATCAGATATGGTGAGTCAGGGTTGCTCTGTAAGCTAGATATTGAGAAGGCCtatgatcatgtcaattggAATTTCTTTACTTGTTGAGGATGTGTGgtttttggggagaaatggccTCTTGGataatgttttgtatttctCTGGCGCGCTTCTCCGTTTTGGTGAATGGCAATCCGTTTGGTTTCTTCAGTAGCTCCCGTCATCTTAAACAGGGAGATCCTTTGTCAccttttctctttgttattgTTGTGGAGGCCTTAAGTAGAATGATTTTTGCAACTATTGATGGGGTTTTCTTTCAGGCTTTTCTGTGGGGTTTAAGGAGGTTAATATCTCAAACCTCTTGTTTGCATATGACACTTTGGTTTGTTGTGGGGCTAAGCTTGGCCACCTTCACTATCTCtgtgctttatttttatgctttgaagTTGCCTCAGGATTAAAGATTAATCTAGCTAAATCAGAATTGGTTCCTGTGAATAATGCTGAGAATGTGTATGGGTTGGTTGGCATTTTAGGTTTTGGGGTTTCTTCTTTGCCTCTGAAGTATCTTAGTCTCTCGTTGGTGGGGGCCTCCTCCTATAAGGCCAAGTCTATTTGGGACAGTGTTATTGAAAACACTAGATCGGtggttggctagttggaaaaagATGTATTTGTCTAGGGTGATATCAAGAGCACCCTTTCCAATTTTCCTACGTATTTTATGCTCCTTTTCCCTCTCCTAGTGGGTGTTGCAAACCGTATAGAGAAGCTTTTACAAGATTTCTTATGGGTGGCTAGGccaagagttcaaatttcacctGGTAAGTTGGTCCAAGGTCTGCTCTACAATCTTTGAGGGAGGACTGGAGGTTCAGAACGTGTAGATGTTCAACCGTGCTCTCGGAGGAAAATGGTTATGGCGCTACGTGCGTGAGAGAAAGGCTTGGTGGAAAGTTGTGGTGAACACTAAATTGGCAGTTCGTGGGGCGGGTGGTGTTCTAATGGACTTGTTGGGGTGTATGGGTGTGGTAATAAAAGAATATTAGGAGGGCTTGGGGGGTTTTCAAGTCATATTAGATTTAAGGTAGCAGTTGGCTCTAAGGTTAGATTTTGGCGTGAACTGTGGTATGGGGATAAAGTTCTAAAGGAAGCCTTTCTAGATTTATAGAGTATTGCTTACACAAAGGATGCCTCTGTAGCGGCCCACTTGGTGCTTTTGGGTGACTAATAAGTGGAACGTTAACTTTGCTAGACCAACtcatgactattttttttttctgagcagaGCAACTCATGACTAAGAGGTGGATATCTTTGCCTTGTCTTTCAGCTTGTTGTATTCAATTAGCAGCAGACGAgaaggtgaagacaagctttggtcCCTCTTCAAAACAGGCTTGTTCAATGTCAGATCTTTCTATAGTGTCCTAGTTTGTATTGATGGCtctcctttcccttggaagagtatttggtggACTAAGGCTCCTTAGAGGgtggctttctttgcttggtcggACGCCTTAGGAAGGATCCTTGTTATGGACAATCTTAAGAGGCCATTGTAATTAACAAGTGTTGGATGTGTAAGAGGACTATGGAGTCTGCAtaccatcttcttctccattgtgaggttgcttgcaccttatgaaatgttttttttttttttttattgggcgTTTTGGCTGTCTTGAGTTATGCCTAGCTGATTAATTGGCTTCTTTGCTATTGGTGGACTGTTGGTAGCACTCGGAGTgcagttgtgtggaagatgatgtCTCTTTGGCTCTTGTGGTGCCTTTGAAGGGAATGAAGGATAGAAATTTTGAGGACCGTGATTGAACATTGGTGGAGCTTGAGTCCTCTTTCTTCTATACTTTTTCTTTGGATAACTTCATTTATTTCTCCCTTGGTGCTTAGTTAtcctgattttcttgtttttttttttctctacttctagctagctaggtgttttctcttgtatatttcttgtgtacCTGAggcgccttatgcttttaatgatatttcaattccttataaaaataaaaaataaaaaagttggaTTCTGACGAAGCCTTTTTTCCAATGTTCTAATAGATGTCTTATCCACATACTCAAGTCATAGGATACCAGTAATTCTTTTCATTATGCTTATGCAAATTGTGAatgcaatattttcttttaccatCATAGAATCCTCACAACGGagtttttgatttattttagtCGTCCACATACATGGTACCCAAATGCTCGAAGGAAACATCGCAAGGTTTTCCTGCATATGGGTCCCACAAATAGTGGTAAAACATACCATGCTCTGAAGCAACTTGAGTCGAGTTCATCTGGTAAATTCCTTACCAAATCCTCTTAGTAAAAGAATTAAGAGAGAGTATTATAGCTGTATGTAAACTTCTTAAGCATCTGTCATTACTGTGCAGGTATATACTGTGGTCCATTGAGATTGTTGGCTTGGGAGGTGGCTAAACGGTTGAACAAGGCAAAAGTCCCTTGTGATCTCATTACGGGACAAGAAAGAGAGGAAGTTGATGGTGCAGAACACAAGGCTGTGACAGTTGAGATGGCTGATGTAACATCAGACTACCATTGCGCTGTTATTGATGAAATTCAGGCATGCCCTTGGTTTATCTGGAGACTTACTTCCTGCATATTTTAGCAAGTTCATCAGCATTTGGATGCTGTTAATTAAATTCTATATAAATGTGAAATTAGTTAAAGTGCGCACCTTGATGCAAATGATCTAGTTTCTATAGTTTGTAGATGGGAATCAGCCAATTATTGGAAAGGTTAGGGTCTGCCATAAAGCATCACGACATTGATTTAAATCATGTACAATTGTATTTAAAAGATTTCTCCTATTTAATGAAATATTCCTCCTATTTAATAAAAGGGAGTCTGTTTTCATGTTATAACAATACTTTGATTCAATATCTTTGCTTTGCTTATTTTACCATCACAGTTATAAGAAGTATCTTTGAACATCATGTTGGTCAATTATATGTTTGAAGATAAGGCCTAGATGGAACTTCTTTTTTATAAGAATCCTAGATGGAAATTCTTGGTGAAGTAATATTGGTCCAGAGAACCTCAAGTTTTTGGACTATGTGGCTTTGTCTTTATCAGTGttgttttatataaataaaagctTTTGAATTTTCTGTAGGTACTTATATTTTGTGGTTATTTATATTCATATTCTTATTATCTTCCTTCCTCAGATGTTGGGATGTAGGACAAGGGGTTTTTCATTTACTCGTGCTTTATTAGGAATCTCTGCTGATGAGCTTCACCTTTGCGGAGATGCAGCTGCTGTTCCCCTTATCCAGGAAATACTCAAAGTGACAGGTGATGAGATTGAGGTAATAATCTGTTTAATGTAATCTTGAGTCAAAATTTACTTGTTTTAGTTCATAAAGGATATATTAAACCTACTTTACCACTTCCGTAAATAGATGAGAACTTTTTTTTGTGGATAATAATTGATTTGAAGTGGCATATTTACAAATTCTTCTATTGTCTAATGTCCATATAGAGTTCGCTTTCTTTCATTGTTCAAAAGAGAAGATAGAATGAAATTGAGAAGCCTATTGTAATGtgactttttgtttttcttttggtcttCTGCTatcctccccccccccccaacacCCATCACTCTCCCACGCTGCCatctttcaaatttattggTTCTCTGTTGaatatctttaaaaaagaaagtaactttttctctcttttttcttaatgATAATTTAAGTTTGTTGTTGGTAcgaaactttttttctttcttctttttagatGTATTCATTCTGTTTACCTGCATTGGACTAAAATGAACCTGAAATTCTTCTGCAACAAAGTTTAGGGAGCACTTTTTGGTTTCCATACCAGCTTCTATTGAAGTAGTCATAATTCTGTAAATTGTCTTTGATTAACTAATATCCTCAGACGTTTATGTTTGGGTATACAAATGGTAATGTGCCGATATCATTCTATATTTTCTAATTCACAATGCCCCTCCCATCCGCAAGTCTACCATTATGTGGCTGTAAGTTGTATGCTAATGTTGTGGTGTTTGTATCATGTTACTGACTggaaaacctttttttattgtatatgCCATACAATAGGTTCATTATTATGAGAGACTTTCACCACTAGTTCCATCAAAGGTCCCTCTTGTTTCCTTCTCTCATATACAAACAGGCGATTGCATTGTAACCTTTTCGCGTCGTGAGATATACAGATTAAAGGTCAGTAGTTACTTCTCTTTTGTTTCTACTTTTATCGTTATGTTCTGTTCccttgttttctttcttgtttaatCCCACTTGACGTGGGTTTAATTATTTTGTCCTgaatcattattttttcttgtctAAATTTTCTTGTTGCAATGATATATTTGCAGTGACCATGAGCCTATCCAGCTatcttacaatttatttatttatttacctatcaaaaaaaaaaatttatttattttgtttttctttttgtgtgtaTTTAGATGGAAAGATATGTACttaccccccccaaaaaaaaggatGAAAGAAAAAATGCGTAGAATGACCATGTGGGCGGAAGCTGTGAAATTATTCTAAGCTGTTGCCATGTTGATTTGGTTCTTTTTATCTTAATAAAGCAATTTTCCAAACTATGATCAGATCTAACGTCTGATCCACATGAGGCTTACAGGCTTGGGTAAAATTACCTGTATAAAATACTTGACTTTTGCTACATGGTTAAATGGAGACAGTAGATCATGTCTTTTTATAAGTAGAAACAGTAGATCATGTCAGAATGGTGATCCTAATGGAGGACACATGATTGAGGCATGGAGCATTCTGGAAAGATGTTTGGGAGTTACAAAATGGGCTTTAAGCTGGTACTGGTAATGGGTGCAGAATTTGATTTGAACATACTATCAAACTCATTATGGTTCATTAGTTTCAGTTGACAGACTTGTTAAGAGTTATGATTGGAGTTGGATCATGAGCAAAGTAATAAAAGGTAAAAGctatgtatttttcttttttctttttttctttttgataagtaattcaatcttattagaaaGCGCAAAGGGACACAACCTAAGtatacatgaagtatacaaaagagacaCCCAactaggaagaagaagaaaaaaatcagaaattctaAAATATTAGAAAAGTGAGAACTGTTGAAAGCAGTCATCCACCCATAAAGGGTTTTGAACAACATAGCTTTTAACTCAACTTCAGTTCTCTCataatcttcaaaattttgggtATTGCATtatctcacaatcttcaaaattccGGGTATTGCGTtttctccaaatacaccacatcaaGCAAAGGGGAACAGTCCTCCAAACTTCTATATTATGGTGGTGACCAACCTGGCCTCTCCAACTAGCTAATAACTCCACCACACGTTGGGGCATTGCCCACTCCATTCGGAAAAGACAAATTAATACCCACAAATCTTTAGCTACTTCGCAGTGGAGTAGAAGATGATCAATAGATTCCCTGGTCTTCTGGCACCATGCAACACTATTCTTTTTCTGAATTATTATTGATAATAAATATCAAGTTTCTATCTTCTACTTGTAAGTATTTTCATACTTGAGCCCAAGAAGCTCTAAAAGCATGTTCAAGCTGCACATGTAATTAGCTTTGGAGAGGAGATTGTAGCTAGATTGTTCAGATATGTAAGGATATTTCAGCAGAAGGAGGTGGAGACAGAAAGCTGTATTCCAATCTGAAATTATATGAAACTTTGAAGACCCCCATGTTTAGATTTTTAGATCGATCTATATTTTTAAAGATGGTAGAATTTGTGATATGCTTCAGCAGACAGATCAATACATAATTTTGTTGTGTGGTTTTGGAATAATTTTCAAATCAGACTCAAGTTGGACTCAGAGATGTCATATAATATCTTTCTTCCTTGTTTACTTTGCACAATTTGGAATTCTCTAGTTACAATTTGGAAACTTTGTTAGTTAGCCTGTAAGTATGCCATATAACATAGACAAAATTTTACTAATGATTAAAATTCTTGAGGTCTACGGGATGATCGTAACTCGTGAATTTTTCTTCATGGCTCTACTTAGGTGGTCTGGAATGAAAGAATTTGATTCAGTAAATCTTCTTATTGATGGAGTTCAAATGAGAATTTGCTATGGACTTCGCTTCAAGGTGTTCTAGGGCATCCTATTTTAGTCTTTGTCAAAGGCTAGTATTTTGCTATGCCCCTAATTCTGTTTCCAATAGAAGGAGAATGAGAAAGAGGGAGAAGATACACAAAATTTGACTAACGATTTAAAATTATTGAGGCCTATGGGATGATGGTAACCCGTGAATTTATCTTCATGGCTCTACTTAGGTGGTCTGGAATGAAAGAGTCTGAATCAGTTAATCTTCTTATTGATGGAGTTCAAATGAGTATTTGCTATGGACTTCGCTTCAAGGTGTTCTAGGGCATCCTATTTTAGTCTTTGTCAAATGCCCCTAAGTTCTGTTTCCAATAGAAGGAGAATGAGAAAAGAGGGAGAAGATACAGGTCCTCAGTAGTCTGAGTGGTGGCCAGACGAGCTCATGTTACTATTGTACTGCTGGGAGAGATCAAGCTGGCAGAAGTGGAAGCACTCTTTTTATTTACTCAAGAACTGAAGGGTTTCCTTCAATAAAACCTTCTTCTACTCATGTTTTAAACTCTGCTCCTTGGCTTACGAAAGATAGAAAATTTACTTTCCAACTTCTGTTGCCGTTGAGATCCTACGTATTGAGTTTACTTTCTTGACATAAGGGaactttgtttctttctcttttccgAGTTCTGTTTAAACAATGCACATGTGACAtaatatgagttttattttgtaaaataactTTTCTAAGTTCATTTGTATCCTCTCCACCACTGtagaagaaaattgaaaatgaggAAAAGCATCTTTGTTCTGTAGTTTATGGTTCACTGCCGCCTGAGACTCGAACCAGACAGGTATGCCTTCCTTCCTGTGTCTAAAAAGCTTTATCTCGCCTCTGTTTTACTTATGCTTAGTTCATTGCAACAGATGTATTTTCTCAATAGATCTCATTTACATttccttgcttcttcttcttcttctttttttatctactttttttttccctttttctgttATACATTTGTGAAAAACTCACAGTTATCCCCCTTATCTAAAATATGTTTTCCTCTACAGTGAGTTATGTGTTTGGTATATACTGATAACAAAATTCATTTACAATGGCTACTTCTCCTAGTGGAAGTGCAATTTTTCTTAATGTACTTTGAAGGTTTTTTCCACTttttccactctctctctctccctgtatatatatatacacacacacacacaaacataaaAGTAAACCTTCTCTCAATTTTCAGttgcttgtttattttctctcttatgGTCCTCTATAGTTGATGATTATGGATTTGCTGAGTGAAAACATTCTTTAGGACTGCAGGCAACAATGTTCAACGATGCAAGTAGTGACTTTGATGTCCTTGTGGCTAGTGATGCCATTGGGATGGGTCTCAACTTGAACATCTCCAGGATCATATTTTCAACTATGAAGAAGTTTGATGGTATTGAGATGCGGGATCTTACCATTTCAGAAATCAAGCAAATTGCAGGTAGCTTAATCCGAGCCAAACTatagaattttgttttggtAGTGATTTTTAGCATGGTTGTAAGTTTTAACTGTTACTTGTTACTCAATATCTATAAAGCTCATGTTAATGTGGAAATTGGGCAGGAAAATTTTGTGAAAGGATTTCCTTTTTCTGTTGGTAACCTGCAACTTTTTGACATCAATGTAACAACagatatttattttagttaaatgtTAATTCCCATTTTTTGCTGCattgatagtttttttattttttttattttttgtattttggaaGAAGAGCTTGCAGTATGTAGAGCTTGAGATCATTAAGACATTATGCCTGCTACATTATTTGAATATAGATGTTGGATACTCTCTCTTACATTCGTTATATGTTGTATCTCATTGAAAGCTTGGAATGAGTTTGGGGCTTGCCCTTGAAGTGAGCCATGGGTGAGGCTAGAGGCTCATGGCTGCAGATCTCCCTTTGTCTGGAATTACCTAATGGTCACTATGTTCGACCAATTTATGTGCTATCAAGATATCATCTGTTATGCCAACACTTGCATATCGAGTAAAGAATAGTCGCTTGGTGATAATGTTCtgttgttgtttgtttcctGAGCTTGGAATGGTTTGATCTGTATATTCTGATCCTCCATGAACGCTTCAGATGGCTTGTTGAATTTACCTGTAGGGAGAGCGGGCCGGTATGGATCAAAATTTCCTGTTGGTGAAGTGACTTGTATCGATGCAGAGGATCTACCCTTGCTTCATTCATCACTCAAGTCCCCATCGCCCACTCTAGAGGTTATTCTACCATCATCAAAATGGCCACCACACATCTTATGCATCTGACTACTAATTACTTGTCAATTACAATATAAATATGTGCTTTTGTATCATTGTTTTACGTTgcatcatcatttttttaatcgAAGTAACTCTTCTTATGCAGCGGGCTGGATTATTTCCTACTTTCGAACTCATGTTCATGTACTCTCGTGTACACCAAACAAATGACCTCCATCAGATCTTGGTAGGCGTTCACTTGAcactttctgttttctttgtaTCTTCTATAGCcatctatttatttgtttcatgCTTatcaaaaacatatatatatatatatactgtgcCTGTCTATTTATTGAGTTATACATTTTTTAgaacaattaaaattgtgtcTGCATAGCTGATGCTAAGGGTTATGATTCAATCTGTTATGTCATGGATTTTTACCTgtgaggaaaagaaagaaaagagaagcgAAAATTCATTTGCATTGTATGTGGAGGTTGTTGAATGTTGGAGCTTCACTCTCCTGCCCTCCCCATACGCTGCATGTGATAgtgcaaaagaaaatatatatatatatatatatatatatcactttgATGAGTGTAATATTTCCTGACTTTGATGAGTGTATTTTTAGTAATCTATCCTCCTccccatccaaaaaaaaaaaaaaaaaaaaaacgaatgaGTCTATCCATCAATTACATATTTTAGCTCCCAAGAAAACTCCTTTCTGTTTTAATAATCCACTTCTAATTTCCTTGGACATCACCTGAGTGCCGGTTGAAACTggtaaaaaatgataaaaaggttTAAACAAGTAAAGAAATTATGGTTGTAAAACAAACCATGATTCCTCATTGAATGCGATGGAACATTTGAAATTGTAATGAATACTTTCAGCCAACTGAGAAGTAAATCTGATTGTTAAAATGTTGAAAAACTTGTAGAAACTCGACCTTTTTTGCATTATGACAGTAATCTGTTTCCAACTATTTGATAGTTAGAGGCTTTTGATTTTGGCAGGAGCACTTTCTGGACAACGCCAAATTATCTGAGAATTATTTTATTGCTGATTGTGAAGAAACTTTGGTATGTTTTTATCATTCTCCCCCCATCAATCAGGGGAACATATCCCAATATGTTGCTTTCTTCTTGGCTACTAAGgacctgtttgggattgcgtttgaggagtctaaaagtgcttttaacactcaaaaagtcggttagagaaaaaaaagtacttgtttggtaaaaaaactaaaagcgcttttaagggtccaaaaagcttaaaaatggtcaaaaaacactttttggcaaaagcttaaaaatgaagtttttatccaaaagctctttttgac
This window encodes:
- the LOC132177427 gene encoding DExH-box ATP-dependent RNA helicase DExH16, mitochondrial-like isoform X4 codes for the protein MASFLLRRRISSSLGVSRTLHAGNMEPIWQHVELRIAALVTISCATRKYSSCAGTTKFDFTDLTRPHTWYPNARRKHRKVFLHMGPTNSGKTYHALKQLESSSSGIYCGPLRLLAWEVAKRLNKAKVPCDLITGQEREEVDGAEHKAVTVEMADVTSDYHCAVIDEIQMLGCRTRGFSFTRALLGISADELHLCGDAAAVPLIQEILKVTGDEIEVHYYERLSPLVPSKVPLVSFSHIQTGDCIVTFSRREIYRLKKKIENEEKHLCSVVYGSLPPETRTRQATMFNDASSDFDVLVASDAIGMGLNLNISRIIFSTMKKFDGIEMRDLTISEIKQIAGRAGRYGSKFPVGEVTCIDAEDLPLLHSSLKSPSPTLERAGLFPTFELMFMYSRVHQTNDLHQILEHFLDNAKLSENYFIADCEETLKVAAVIDELPLGLHDKYLFCISPVDMGDEISSQGLTQFAQNYANKGIVRLREIFTPGTLQVPKTPAALKELESIHKVLDLYVWLSFRLEDSFPDRELASSQKAICSLLIEEFLERLGWEMPIARRFQSRRRLSSQLLD
- the LOC132177427 gene encoding DExH-box ATP-dependent RNA helicase DExH16, mitochondrial-like isoform X5; protein product: MASFLLRRRISSSLGVSRTLHGNMEPIWQHVELRIAALVTISCATRKYSSCAGTTKFDFTDLTRPHTWYPNARRKHRKVFLHMGPTNSGKTYHALKQLESSSSGIYCGPLRLLAWEVAKRLNKAKVPCDLITGQEREEVDGAEHKAVTVEMADVTSDYHCAVIDEIQMLGCRTRGFSFTRALLGISADELHLCGDAAAVPLIQEILKVTGDEIEVHYYERLSPLVPSKVPLVSFSHIQTGDCIVTFSRREIYRLKKKIENEEKHLCSVVYGSLPPETRTRQATMFNDASSDFDVLVASDAIGMGLNLNISRIIFSTMKKFDGIEMRDLTISEIKQIAGRAGRYGSKFPVGEVTCIDAEDLPLLHSSLKSPSPTLERAGLFPTFELMFMYSRVHQTNDLHQILEHFLDNAKLSENYFIADCEETLKVAAVIDELPLGLHDKYLFCISPVDMGDEISSQGLTQFAQNYANKGIVRLREIFTPGTLQVPKTPAALKELESIHKVLDLYVWLSFRLEDSFPDRELASSQKAICSLLIEEFLERLGWEMPIARRFQSRRRLSSQLLD
- the LOC132177427 gene encoding DExH-box ATP-dependent RNA helicase DExH16, mitochondrial-like isoform X1 — protein: MASFLLRRRISSSLGVSRTLHAGNMEPIWQHVELRIAALVTISCATRKYSSCAGTTKFDFTDLTRPHTWYPNARRKHRKVFLHMGPTNSGKTYHALKQLESSSSGIYCGPLRLLAWEVAKRLNKAKVPCDLITGQEREEVDGAEHKAVTVEMADVTSDYHCAVIDEIQMLGCRTRGFSFTRALLGISADELHLCGDAAAVPLIQEILKVTGDEIEVHYYERLSPLVPSKVPLVSFSHIQTGDCIVTFSRREIYRLKKKIENEEKHLCSVVYGSLPPETRTRQATMFNDASSDFDVLVASDAIGMGLNLNISRIIFSTMKKFDGIEMRDLTISEIKQIADGLLNLPVGRAGRYGSKFPVGEVTCIDAEDLPLLHSSLKSPSPTLERAGLFPTFELMFMYSRVHQTNDLHQILEHFLDNAKLSENYFIADCEETLKVAAVIDELPLGLHDKYLFCISPVDMGDEISSQGLTQFAQNYANKGIVRLREIFTPGTLQVPKTPAALKELESIHKVLDLYVWLSFRLEDSFPDRELASSQKAICSLLIEEFLERLGWEMPIARRFQSRRRLSSQLLD
- the LOC132177427 gene encoding DExH-box ATP-dependent RNA helicase DExH16, mitochondrial-like isoform X3, whose product is MASFLLRRRISSSLGVSRTLHAGNMEPIWQHVELRIAALVTISCATRKYSSCAGTTKFDFTDLTRPHTWYPNARRKHRKVFLHMGPTNSGKTYHALKQLESSSSGIYCGPLRLLAWEVAKRLNKAKVPCDLITGQEREEVDGAEHKAVTVEMADVTSDYHCAVIDEIQMLGCRTRGFSFTRALLGISADELHLCGDAAAVPLIQEILKVTGDEIEVHYYERLSPLVPSKVPLVSFSHIQTGDCIVTFSRREIYRLKKKIENEEKHLCSVVYGSLPPETRTRQATMFNDASSDFDVLVASDAIGMGLNLNISRIIFSTMKKFDGIEMRDLTISEIKQIADGLLNLPVGRAGRYGSKFPVGEVTCIDAEDLPLLHSSLKSPSPTLERAGLFPTFELMFMYSRVHQTNDLHQILEHFLDNAKLSENYFIADCEETLLLLLLMNCRSGCMISTFSASVDMGDEISSQGLTQFAQNYANKGIVRLREIFTPGTLQVPKTPAALKELESIHKVLDLYVWLSFRLEDSFPDRELASSQKAICSLLIEEFLERLGWEMPIARRFQSRRRLSSQLLD
- the LOC132177427 gene encoding DExH-box ATP-dependent RNA helicase DExH16, mitochondrial-like isoform X2, with the translated sequence MASFLLRRRISSSLGVSRTLHGNMEPIWQHVELRIAALVTISCATRKYSSCAGTTKFDFTDLTRPHTWYPNARRKHRKVFLHMGPTNSGKTYHALKQLESSSSGIYCGPLRLLAWEVAKRLNKAKVPCDLITGQEREEVDGAEHKAVTVEMADVTSDYHCAVIDEIQMLGCRTRGFSFTRALLGISADELHLCGDAAAVPLIQEILKVTGDEIEVHYYERLSPLVPSKVPLVSFSHIQTGDCIVTFSRREIYRLKKKIENEEKHLCSVVYGSLPPETRTRQATMFNDASSDFDVLVASDAIGMGLNLNISRIIFSTMKKFDGIEMRDLTISEIKQIADGLLNLPVGRAGRYGSKFPVGEVTCIDAEDLPLLHSSLKSPSPTLERAGLFPTFELMFMYSRVHQTNDLHQILEHFLDNAKLSENYFIADCEETLKVAAVIDELPLGLHDKYLFCISPVDMGDEISSQGLTQFAQNYANKGIVRLREIFTPGTLQVPKTPAALKELESIHKVLDLYVWLSFRLEDSFPDRELASSQKAICSLLIEEFLERLGWEMPIARRFQSRRRLSSQLLD
- the LOC132177427 gene encoding DExH-box ATP-dependent RNA helicase DExH16, mitochondrial-like isoform X6; amino-acid sequence: MASFLLRRRISSSLGVSRTLHAGNMEPIWQHVELRIAALVTISCATRKYSSCAGTTKFDFTDLTRPHTWYPNARRKHRKVFLHMGPTNSGKTYHALKQLESSSSGIYCGPLRLLAWEVAKRLNKAKVPCDLITGQEREEVDGAEHKAVTVEMADVTSDYHCAVIDEIQMLGCRTRGFSFTRALLGISADELHLCGDAAAVPLIQEILKVTGDEIEVHYYERLSPLVPSKVPLVSFSHIQTGDCIVTFSRREIYRLKKKIENEEKHLCSVVYGSLPPETRTRQATMFNDASSDFDVLVASDAIGMGLNLNISRIIFSTMKKFDGIEMRDLTISEIKQIADGLLNLPVGRAGRYGSKFPVGEVTCIDAEDLPLLHSSLKSPSPTLERAGLFPTFELMFMYSRVHQTNDLHQILEHFLDNAKLSENYFIADCEETLLLLLLMNCRSGCMISTFSASVQLTWVMRFHLRVSHNLHKIMQTKA